Below is a genomic region from Paraburkholderia sp. BL23I1N1.
TGGATGAGCCAGTTCACCTCCCAGCTGTCGATCGGCGCGTTCTATGCGTCAAAGGTTCAGTACATGCCCTGGCATAAATACGACCACATCTTTGCGGATGGAGGACGATTCGAAGAGCCGGAACAGTATGGCGTCGGCATCGCTTTCCGACCCACTCCCAAGTGGCTGCTTGGATTCGACTGGATCCGTTTCAACTATGCCAAGACACATGTGCTTGGCAACCCGGTGAATTTTAGCGTGCCGCTCGGAGACATCAATGGTTGCGGATTCGGATTCGCTAACACCAATGCTTACCGCTTTGGCGTGCAATACGAGTTGACCGACCGGATCACGGTGCGAGGCGGCCTCGAAATGACCGACCAGATCGTGACGCCGGACAGTACGGGATTCACGTTTCTAGCCCCTACGACGCTCAGGCGCACCTACACGGTCGGCGCTACGTATCGGATCGGCAAGCAATCGGAACTGTCGTTTGCTTATGCGATATCCCCGCGCGTGCAGGTCAATGGGACCGCGCAAAGCACAGGGACCAATCCGTATGCGCAGAACAACTTCGTTGCACTCACCTATACGAAGAAATTCTGACCTTGGACGAAGCCTGAATAGGCGAGTGCCTGACGCGAATCGGGACTAGGGCGCGAACAGGAAAACGTATTCTCGAAACGTCGTCGCGCAGTCGAAGTGAGTTTGTTGGAGCGGTGAAATCATACGAGCCTGGCGACGATGCCGTAACTACGACGTCCGATGCCGGTGCGAAAAAGGAGCGGAGATGAAAGTCGGCGAAAGGTGGCTTATAGCGGTCTGCGTTGGAGGGTGCGTTGGCGTTGCGCACGCGCAGAGTTCGGTCACGCTGTACGGCGTATTTGACCAGGGTGTGCTGGCGGCGACGAATGTGCACGGCGCGCACGTTTATCAATCGTCGGGCGGCTGGCTGTCAGGCTCGCGATGGGGCTTGCGAGGTGCCGAAGATCTTGGCGGAGGGGCGCAGGCGATCTTCGTTCTTGAGAACGGCTTCGACGGGTCCACCGGAGCCGCGCTGCAAGGCGGTCGACAGTTTGGGCGTCAGGCCTACGTTGGACTTTCCAACTCGTACGGGAAACTGACGTTTGGCCGGCAATACGACATGGTCGTCGACCATCTTGCTGTTACTGGCATGACCGCGGAAATATGGGGTGGAGCATTTGCTTGTAGTCCGGGCGATGTTGACAATCTGTGCAACAGCCGGCGCATGGACAACTCCGTCAAGTATTCCAGCCCGTCGTTCGGCGGCCTTTCATTCGGCAGTGCCTATAGCTTTGGCGGAGTTCCGGGGGAACTCTCGCGGTCGAGCATCTGGACTGCAGGCGCGGATTACTCGAATGGTTCGTTAACTGCGGGCGTTGGCTATTTCAATGTGAATAGTCCGAACACAGCCTCCTATGGAGGTGCCGCAGTATCCGGTACCGCCAACACCTTTACGAATGGTATGAGTTCGTCGCCGGTCATTAGCGGCTTTGCGTCGGCGAATCGGCAGGAAACGTTAGCAGCTGGCGTGAACTATACGATCGGCTCCAGCACGTTCGGCGCGTCCTACACCTATACCCGTTTCGACGGGCTGGGGACATTTGCCGTGGCAGGCACACCAGCGCTCAACGGGACTGCGAAGGTACAGAATGCCGAAGCGCGATACTTTGTGTATGTCACCCCGTTCCTTGTGACAGGAATCGCCTTCCACTACACGGCGGTGGGCGCCGCGGGCAGCATTACTGGCGCGCGGTACCGGCAGCTGGATCTCGGCGTCAACTACTATCTGTCCAAACGCACGACGCTTTATGCAGTTTTGGCGATGCAGTCTGCAAACGGACAGGACTCGACTGGCAAACCGGCGGTCGCGGCACTGGCGTTCGTCTCACCGTCTTCGTCGAATCACCAGGCCGCTGCCCAGATCGGCATCCGCCATCGATTCTAGGACGACCGCGACCCGGGCAGGCACATGCGGAGAGAGGGGGTAATGGCCGCCTCTTCGTTGGTTCGACGATCTGGCGGCGGCAACGTGCCGCGTCATCGCGTCACGTTGCCGATTCAAATGATGAGGAATTGGAGGAGTGATGAATCAGGAACATATTGACGTCCGGGATTTCCTGGACGC
It encodes:
- a CDS encoding porin, yielding MKVGERWLIAVCVGGCVGVAHAQSSVTLYGVFDQGVLAATNVHGAHVYQSSGGWLSGSRWGLRGAEDLGGGAQAIFVLENGFDGSTGAALQGGRQFGRQAYVGLSNSYGKLTFGRQYDMVVDHLAVTGMTAEIWGGAFACSPGDVDNLCNSRRMDNSVKYSSPSFGGLSFGSAYSFGGVPGELSRSSIWTAGADYSNGSLTAGVGYFNVNSPNTASYGGAAVSGTANTFTNGMSSSPVISGFASANRQETLAAGVNYTIGSSTFGASYTYTRFDGLGTFAVAGTPALNGTAKVQNAEARYFVYVTPFLVTGIAFHYTAVGAAGSITGARYRQLDLGVNYYLSKRTTLYAVLAMQSANGQDSTGKPAVAALAFVSPSSSNHQAAAQIGIRHRF